Proteins encoded in a region of the Nitrospira sp. genome:
- the kdpA gene encoding potassium-transporting ATPase subunit KdpA, producing MTINGLVQIALFFGVLLALVKPLGWYMARVHEGKSCGLDRLLGPAERSLYRLCGVRPQEEMTWKTYAVAMLLFNGFGLLALYLLQRIQGFLPLNPQAFGAVAPDLAFNTAASFTTNTNWQAYGGESTMSYLTQMMGLAVQNFVSAATGIAILVAFIRGLARRSSQTIGNFWVDLVRSILYILLPLATIIALLLVGQGAVQTFDDYHTARVAQPVPYEKPVTDETGQPSLDEQGKPRMEPATAHHQILAVGPAASQVAIKHLGTNGGGFFSANAAHPFESPTPFTDFLLILAETVLAASLTYTFGVMVGDTRQGWAILAAMLIVLLVFMLGGYLAESDGNPRIATLGVDQTPSSVQPGGNMEGKEARFGIARTAIFAAATTATSTGAVDSMHDSFTPLGGLVPLFLMQFGEVILGGVGSGLYGMLVFAIIAVFIAGLMVGRTPEYLGKKIEPYEMKMASLLILIMPIVVLGLTAVALVTTAGTASILNPGPHGLSEILYAYTSQGNNNGSAFGGLNVNTVFYNTTGGLAMLASRFWLAVPTLALAGALARKTSAPTGPGTLPTHTPLFVGLLIGVVLLVGGLTFVPVLALGPIVEHLLMMS from the coding sequence ATGACGATCAACGGCCTCGTGCAAATCGCCCTCTTTTTTGGAGTCCTGCTCGCGCTCGTCAAGCCGCTCGGTTGGTATATGGCGCGCGTGCATGAAGGCAAGTCCTGCGGCCTGGATCGCCTGCTGGGTCCTGCGGAGAGAAGCCTCTATCGACTCTGCGGCGTCCGACCTCAGGAGGAGATGACGTGGAAGACCTACGCCGTCGCGATGCTCCTGTTCAACGGGTTCGGACTCCTGGCCCTCTACCTGCTGCAACGGATACAGGGATTCCTGCCGCTCAATCCACAGGCGTTCGGCGCCGTGGCACCCGATCTTGCCTTCAATACGGCGGCCAGTTTTACCACCAACACGAACTGGCAAGCGTACGGCGGCGAATCGACGATGAGCTATCTCACTCAGATGATGGGGCTCGCCGTTCAGAACTTCGTTTCCGCCGCCACCGGTATAGCGATTCTCGTCGCCTTCATCCGAGGGCTGGCCCGCCGCAGTTCCCAGACCATCGGCAACTTCTGGGTGGATCTGGTTCGGAGCATTCTATACATTTTGCTCCCGCTCGCGACGATCATCGCCCTGCTGTTGGTCGGGCAGGGGGCGGTCCAAACGTTCGATGACTATCACACAGCGCGCGTCGCCCAGCCGGTACCGTATGAGAAACCGGTGACCGATGAGACCGGGCAGCCGTCATTGGATGAGCAGGGCAAGCCGAGGATGGAGCCGGCGACCGCGCACCATCAGATATTGGCCGTCGGCCCAGCCGCCTCGCAAGTCGCCATCAAACATCTCGGCACCAACGGGGGCGGCTTCTTTAGCGCCAACGCCGCGCATCCGTTTGAGAGCCCCACGCCGTTCACTGACTTCCTGTTGATCCTGGCCGAAACCGTGCTTGCCGCTTCTTTGACCTACACGTTCGGCGTCATGGTCGGCGATACGCGGCAAGGCTGGGCGATTCTCGCGGCGATGCTGATCGTGCTGCTCGTCTTCATGCTGGGCGGCTATCTGGCCGAATCCGATGGAAATCCCAGGATCGCGACGCTCGGCGTCGATCAGACCCCGAGCAGCGTCCAGCCGGGCGGAAACATGGAAGGCAAAGAGGCGCGCTTCGGCATCGCGCGCACCGCGATCTTTGCCGCCGCGACGACGGCGACCTCGACCGGCGCCGTCGATTCAATGCATGACTCATTCACGCCCTTGGGCGGCCTGGTCCCGCTGTTCCTGATGCAGTTCGGCGAGGTGATCCTGGGCGGCGTCGGCTCGGGCCTCTATGGGATGCTGGTGTTTGCGATCATCGCCGTGTTCATCGCCGGACTGATGGTTGGCCGCACGCCGGAATACCTCGGCAAGAAAATCGAGCCCTATGAGATGAAAATGGCCTCCCTGCTCATTTTGATCATGCCGATCGTCGTATTGGGTCTGACGGCCGTTGCGTTGGTCACGACTGCCGGCACGGCCTCGATTCTCAATCCCGGCCCTCACGGCCTCAGCGAGATCCTCTATGCCTACACTTCTCAGGGGAACAACAACGGAAGCGCGTTCGGCGGGTTGAACGTCAATACGGTCTTCTATAACACCACCGGTGGATTGGCGATGCTCGCCTCCCGCTTCTGGCTGGCGGTGCCGACCCTCGCTCTTGCCGGCGCCCTGGCGCGGAAGACATCGGCGCCTACCGGTCCCGGAACGTTACCGACGCATACGCCGCTGTTCGTGGGCTTGCTGATCGGAGTCGTGCTGCTCGTCGGTGGGCTGACGTTCGTGCCGGTGCTGGCGTTGGGCCCGATCGTCGAGCATCTGTTGATGATGAGCTGA
- the kdpF gene encoding K(+)-transporting ATPase subunit F, translating into MNGMYLLGGLLSLGLLVYLMIALLKPEWF; encoded by the coding sequence ATGAACGGTATGTACCTACTCGGCGGCCTTCTCTCCTTGGGCCTGCTCGTCTATCTCATGATCGCGCTCCTGAAACCGGAGTGGTTCTGA
- a CDS encoding outer membrane beta-barrel protein gives MMQVVWRSMILVVCVVWKTTTPALAEEVVGPITPERQQKAEVSEARNKAKLFHYGGFVDLGYLVDFNFPANHLFRDRSTTPKVNELNINMLAGYVRKDATESSRWGTELLVQAGEDSKAFGFAVGLPNVQDSNVWRHFGRANVSYLAPVGNGLTVQAGLFNSFIGYESLYAKDNANYTRAWIADYSPYLMFGVNAVYSFNDRWTGAFFIINDYFHLENSNSVPSYGGQVQYKPTSAWTIKETIYYGPDQSNTSIEFWRFFSDSIVEWKGDSVTVGVDCQIGTQRNASAPGNPRDFYTGATLETRWHIAGPWTASVRPEFYWDRNGLMTGSEQFIKAITTTAEYAFRYKWTNTIARLEYRYDESTGPGGGFFKGSQNVLVPGQHMVIAGLILTLDSP, from the coding sequence ATGATGCAGGTTGTTTGGCGGTCAATGATACTTGTGGTGTGTGTGGTATGGAAGACGACCACTCCAGCCTTGGCTGAGGAAGTGGTGGGACCGATCACTCCGGAGCGACAACAGAAGGCTGAAGTCAGCGAAGCACGGAACAAGGCCAAATTGTTCCACTACGGCGGGTTCGTGGATCTGGGATATCTCGTGGACTTCAATTTCCCAGCCAACCATTTATTCCGCGACCGCAGCACCACACCGAAGGTCAATGAGCTCAATATCAATATGCTGGCCGGCTACGTTCGGAAGGATGCGACCGAATCGTCACGATGGGGAACAGAATTACTGGTGCAAGCCGGAGAGGACTCCAAGGCCTTTGGATTCGCCGTCGGCCTGCCGAATGTGCAGGACTCCAATGTATGGCGTCACTTTGGACGGGCGAACGTATCCTATCTGGCGCCCGTCGGCAACGGGCTCACGGTCCAAGCTGGACTGTTCAACAGTTTCATCGGCTACGAGTCGCTCTATGCCAAGGACAATGCGAACTATACGCGCGCCTGGATCGCCGACTATTCGCCGTACCTGATGTTCGGAGTCAACGCCGTCTACTCGTTCAACGACCGGTGGACCGGAGCCTTTTTCATCATCAATGATTACTTCCACCTTGAAAATTCCAACAGCGTCCCGAGTTACGGTGGGCAAGTCCAATATAAGCCCACGTCGGCTTGGACCATCAAAGAGACGATCTATTACGGGCCGGACCAGTCCAACACCTCGATCGAATTCTGGCGCTTCTTCTCAGACAGCATTGTCGAATGGAAAGGCGACAGCGTCACCGTGGGTGTTGACTGCCAGATCGGGACCCAAAGAAATGCCTCGGCGCCCGGGAACCCTCGCGATTTCTACACCGGAGCGACCTTGGAAACGCGATGGCACATCGCGGGGCCTTGGACTGCTTCGGTCAGGCCGGAGTTCTACTGGGACCGGAATGGTCTCATGACGGGATCCGAGCAATTCATCAAAGCGATCACGACGACGGCCGAGTATGCCTTTCGCTACAAGTGGACCAACACGATTGCCCGGCTCGAATACCGCTATGACGAATCAACCGGTCCTGGTGGCGGTTTCTTCAAAGGGTCTCAGAATGTCCTGGTGCCGGGGCAGCACATGGTGATTGCGGGCCTTATCTTGACGTTGGATTCTCCGTGA
- a CDS encoding putative toxin-antitoxin system toxin component, PIN family, giving the protein MGKRTPRPPPVIRAVLDTNVLISALLFSGPPSQLVSAWQSSRLRPVVSGPILQEYVRVLAYPQFKLRPVEIRSLIEEEVLPFVETVKVIQSTVPEVRDPDDAKFITCAAKAGVRWLVSGDDDLLSLHRIQSVEIISVTAFLQHLKAKP; this is encoded by the coding sequence ATGGGCAAGAGGACGCCGAGGCCGCCGCCGGTGATCCGCGCCGTTCTGGATACAAACGTCCTCATCTCGGCATTGCTTTTCTCAGGACCACCGTCACAACTTGTCTCTGCCTGGCAATCCAGCCGTCTTCGACCGGTTGTATCTGGCCCAATACTGCAGGAATACGTTCGCGTCCTAGCCTACCCCCAGTTCAAGCTCCGACCTGTCGAGATCCGGAGTTTGATCGAAGAAGAAGTCCTCCCCTTTGTTGAAACAGTCAAAGTCATTCAATCAACAGTTCCCGAGGTGCGTGACCCGGACGATGCCAAATTCATCACCTGTGCGGCAAAGGCGGGAGTACGCTGGCTTGTCAGTGGAGACGACGATCTCCTGAGCCTTCACCGGATCCAATCGGTGGAGATCATCTCAGTCACGGCATTCCTCCAACACCTGAAAGCCAAACCATAG
- a CDS encoding site-2 protease family protein: MESGEERVSQSAYQIDSDADEEPSFFSKWTLPIVLFLMTVFTTLWAGAYQVYNGPVRGPLNFLLTSPETLWRGIPFAGALLFILTTHELGHYLLSKIHRVPASLPLFIPGPPHFIGTFGAIIRMRGPILSRRALFDIGVAGPLAGFVVAVIVLIVGLGLSTVVDRTATYGLHLGEPLLLQFISWLVIGPLPPEADVVLHPIGFAAWFGLFVTSLNLLPIGQLDGGHVAYALWGRRQRTMALAFLPILLILGFYGWSGWFLWAFMAGLWGIGHPPVMDPHVPLGRNRTIVGWIAFAVFVITFAPVPFSFH, encoded by the coding sequence ATGGAATCCGGCGAAGAGCGGGTTTCACAGTCGGCGTACCAAATAGACAGTGATGCTGACGAAGAGCCGTCGTTTTTTTCGAAGTGGACGTTACCGATCGTCCTCTTTCTCATGACGGTCTTTACCACGCTGTGGGCAGGGGCCTACCAAGTCTATAACGGTCCGGTGCGCGGACCTCTGAATTTTCTCCTGACCTCTCCTGAGACCCTCTGGCGGGGAATCCCGTTCGCCGGCGCGCTGCTCTTTATCCTTACGACGCATGAGTTGGGGCATTACCTCTTGTCTAAGATCCATCGGGTGCCCGCTTCCTTGCCGCTGTTCATTCCCGGGCCTCCTCATTTTATCGGGACGTTCGGCGCCATCATCCGCATGCGGGGTCCGATCCTGAGTCGTCGCGCCCTGTTCGACATCGGGGTCGCCGGTCCCTTGGCGGGCTTTGTGGTCGCCGTCATCGTGCTGATCGTCGGACTCGGTCTGTCCACGGTTGTGGATCGAACGGCCACCTATGGCTTGCATTTGGGCGAGCCCTTGCTGCTCCAGTTCATATCGTGGCTGGTGATCGGGCCGTTACCGCCGGAGGCTGACGTCGTGCTTCACCCGATCGGGTTTGCCGCCTGGTTCGGGCTTTTCGTGACTTCCCTCAATCTGCTTCCGATCGGCCAGCTCGACGGCGGGCATGTCGCATACGCCTTGTGGGGTCGGCGCCAACGGACGATGGCGCTTGCCTTTCTCCCAATTTTGTTGATCTTAGGATTCTATGGCTGGTCGGGCTGGTTCCTGTGGGCGTTCATGGCGGGGCTGTGGGGGATCGGGCACCCTCCTGTCATGGACCCTCATGTTCCGTTGGGTCGTAACCGGACGATCGTCGGATGGATTGCGTTTGCGGTGTTTGTTATCACCTTTGCCCCAGTGCCGTTTTCCTTCCATTAA
- a CDS encoding MBL fold metallo-hydrolase — protein MPLEDDFSDILKKARTGQGLSVGDVARMTGLPGGDITALERGDEPRDRAEVRALAKALGLRAEPLEQIAIDKWEPVAQHMPPWVDMVHGSINGYGVQGYVFHDEGEALLVDTAYNAPAMLDLLRRREMRLVGICLTHGHADHADGIEQILDSHEVPVYLGPEDITLLSWRPRADLLVAPIDGMSISVGRRMVHCLTTSGHTPGGICYRLDDAQHPVCFVGDTLFAGSIGRSNPKELYSTHLNSVRRRVLTLSLDYRLLPGHGPATTVEEELDHNPFGAIQ, from the coding sequence ATGCCGTTAGAAGATGATTTTTCCGACATCCTAAAAAAAGCACGTACCGGACAGGGATTGTCGGTCGGCGACGTCGCGCGGATGACGGGGTTGCCCGGCGGCGATATTACCGCGCTGGAACGTGGCGATGAGCCGCGAGATCGTGCGGAGGTGCGCGCACTGGCAAAGGCCTTGGGCCTGCGGGCTGAGCCGCTCGAGCAAATCGCCATCGATAAGTGGGAACCGGTTGCCCAACACATGCCGCCCTGGGTGGACATGGTTCATGGGTCCATTAACGGATATGGCGTACAAGGGTACGTGTTTCATGATGAAGGTGAGGCCCTCTTGGTCGATACGGCCTATAACGCGCCTGCGATGCTTGATCTGCTGCGTCGGCGAGAGATGCGCCTCGTCGGCATTTGCCTGACGCATGGCCATGCGGACCATGCGGATGGGATCGAGCAGATCTTGGACTCTCACGAAGTCCCTGTGTACCTGGGACCGGAAGATATAACTCTATTGAGTTGGCGGCCACGAGCGGATTTACTTGTTGCACCGATCGATGGAATGTCGATCAGCGTCGGACGCCGTATGGTTCACTGTTTAACGACGTCAGGCCATACACCGGGCGGCATCTGTTATCGGCTGGATGATGCACAACATCCCGTCTGCTTTGTCGGTGATACGCTCTTTGCCGGATCAATCGGCCGATCCAATCCCAAGGAGCTGTATTCGACTCACCTCAATTCGGTTCGCCGCCGTGTGCTGACCCTCTCACTCGACTATCGTCTCTTGCCAGGACACGGACCTGCCACAACTGTTGAGGAAGAACTCGATCATAATCCGTTTGGGGCGATTCAATAA
- a CDS encoding pitrilysin family protein encodes MSRRSFRQVGTVLGILAILLTSVGVAYSADPTVSDPRTMTFKPVEFSPPEPERVVLDNGMVLYLLEDHELPLVTITATMRTGSWLDPTDKIGLAGMTGAVMRTGGGGGLSAEQVDAELEQFAGDVGIGIGRQSGSASLDVLSKDVNRGLEIFAGLLRAPAFEPARVELARLQAIEGIRRRQDNPGSVVSREFAKMLYGPDHPSARESSVDSIKRITRDDLVAFHRNTIHPNGMILGVTGDFKRDEMIASLRKVFGDWEKGKVPELKISDVPEAELARPVVRFVGKDTSQTHLRVGHLSIKENDPDYVALAIANDILGGSSFRSRLFNDVRSKRGLAYSVGSRLNTGMHDQGIWLMRAETKLISTQEVIERFVANIERMRAESVTDAELAEAKEAYVNSFVFSFSSPSAIVSRLVELEYDGLPKDFLQQLRAKVVKLTKGDVLAAAKKHLHPDRLKIVAVGSGAALPKALATFGDVKEIKLSPEG; translated from the coding sequence TTGAGTCGGAGGAGCTTTCGCCAGGTGGGGACGGTGCTCGGCATACTGGCGATACTGTTGACGTCAGTTGGGGTTGCTTATTCAGCCGATCCGACCGTCAGCGATCCCAGAACCATGACGTTCAAGCCGGTGGAATTCTCGCCGCCCGAACCAGAGCGGGTCGTTCTGGACAACGGCATGGTCCTCTATCTGCTGGAAGACCATGAATTACCACTGGTGACGATCACGGCGACCATGCGAACAGGCAGCTGGCTCGATCCGACCGACAAGATCGGACTGGCGGGCATGACCGGTGCGGTGATGCGGACCGGTGGTGGCGGCGGTCTTTCGGCGGAGCAGGTTGATGCGGAGTTGGAGCAATTTGCAGGAGATGTGGGTATCGGAATCGGAAGACAGTCCGGCTCGGCATCCCTGGATGTGCTGAGTAAGGATGTGAATCGGGGACTGGAGATCTTTGCTGGTCTCCTGCGAGCGCCGGCGTTCGAGCCCGCTCGTGTCGAGCTGGCCAGGTTGCAGGCCATCGAGGGGATCCGCCGACGTCAGGATAATCCCGGCTCCGTCGTCAGCCGGGAATTTGCCAAGATGCTCTATGGCCCTGATCATCCGAGCGCGCGAGAAAGCTCGGTGGATTCGATCAAACGCATCACGAGGGACGATCTCGTCGCATTCCATCGCAACACGATTCACCCGAACGGTATGATCCTCGGTGTCACGGGTGACTTCAAGAGAGACGAGATGATCGCCTCTCTCCGTAAGGTGTTCGGAGATTGGGAAAAGGGGAAGGTGCCGGAGCTGAAAATTTCCGATGTACCGGAGGCGGAGTTGGCCAGACCTGTTGTCAGGTTCGTCGGGAAAGATACCTCGCAGACCCATCTCCGGGTGGGACATCTCTCGATCAAGGAGAATGATCCCGACTACGTCGCATTGGCCATCGCCAACGATATTTTGGGTGGCAGTTCATTCCGCAGCCGTCTGTTCAACGATGTGCGGTCGAAACGAGGCTTGGCCTATTCCGTCGGCAGCCGCCTCAATACCGGCATGCACGACCAAGGTATCTGGTTGATGCGGGCGGAAACCAAGTTGATTTCCACCCAGGAAGTGATCGAGCGGTTTGTGGCGAATATCGAACGGATGCGCGCTGAGTCGGTGACCGATGCGGAGCTTGCCGAAGCCAAAGAAGCGTACGTCAACTCGTTCGTGTTTTCCTTTTCCAGCCCTTCGGCGATCGTCAGCCGGTTGGTCGAGTTAGAGTACGATGGATTACCGAAGGACTTTCTGCAGCAGCTGCGCGCCAAGGTGGTCAAGCTGACCAAGGGAGACGTCTTAGCGGCTGCCAAGAAACATTTGCACCCGGATCGCTTGAAGATCGTCGCTGTCGGATCAGGGGCAGCGCTGCCAAAAGCCCTTGCGACGTTTGGGGATGTGAAGGAGATCAAACTGAGCCCGGAAGGGTGA
- a CDS encoding pitrilysin family protein, with the protein MKSRLRLGLSEDLVRRRDTILISCLGVILSLTLNLAPLLAGSPNLAERVIEHRLANGLTVLMVERHQTPVVSINITFAVGGINEQVGQTGLAHLYEHMAFKGTRLVGTMNYEKEKPIVDELALVGTELDQRQRDAATKGDGATAEERATIESLQKRLIELQNQAAQYVVGNEMALLYQRHGGVGLNASTGKDVTRYMISLPSNRLPLWAAIESDRMANPVLREFYKERGVVMEERRLRNDDSPNGLLFETFTSAAFRAHSYGVPTIGWGSDILSLTPAATEAFFKAHYGPDQATIALVGDINPKETIALIEQTFGKIPAAPPPPSLVTVEPEQRGERRVEVEFDAEPAIVIGYHKPALGHPDDDVFDVIDAVLSDGLTSRLHQTLVREKRLAASAGSDANHPGVRAPNLFIFTATPLAPHTTAEVEVAIYEEIERLKREPVSSKELEKVLNNLDADLVRGLRSNSGLASQLSLYQAVAGDWRYILKARDKVAAVRAEDIQRVTTQYFTKSNRTVAVLVKKGTDHTVAAMTVGEVRP; encoded by the coding sequence ATGAAATCCAGATTAAGACTGGGGTTGAGTGAAGATCTTGTCCGCAGGCGAGATACAATTCTGATTTCTTGTTTGGGTGTCATCCTGAGCCTTACCCTCAACCTTGCCCCACTTCTTGCGGGGTCGCCGAATCTTGCCGAACGTGTGATCGAGCATCGGCTGGCCAATGGGCTGACCGTTCTCATGGTCGAACGACATCAGACGCCTGTGGTCTCCATCAACATCACATTCGCAGTGGGAGGGATCAATGAGCAGGTGGGCCAAACCGGCCTCGCGCATCTCTATGAGCATATGGCTTTTAAAGGTACCAGGTTGGTCGGCACGATGAACTATGAGAAAGAAAAACCGATTGTGGATGAACTCGCGCTGGTCGGGACCGAGCTTGACCAACGTCAGCGTGACGCAGCCACCAAAGGGGATGGCGCGACGGCTGAAGAGCGAGCCACGATCGAATCACTTCAGAAGCGCCTCATAGAGCTACAGAATCAGGCCGCTCAGTACGTGGTCGGGAATGAAATGGCCCTGTTGTACCAGCGACATGGCGGGGTGGGACTCAATGCATCGACGGGCAAAGACGTGACGCGGTACATGATCAGTTTGCCGTCCAATCGGTTGCCTTTGTGGGCGGCGATCGAGTCGGATCGAATGGCCAACCCTGTGTTGCGCGAATTCTATAAAGAGCGCGGTGTCGTGATGGAAGAACGGCGTCTGCGGAACGACGACAGCCCGAACGGTCTGTTGTTCGAAACCTTCACGTCAGCGGCATTCCGGGCTCATAGTTATGGTGTCCCGACCATCGGATGGGGGTCCGATATTCTGTCACTGACACCTGCTGCTACGGAGGCCTTCTTTAAAGCCCACTACGGTCCGGATCAAGCCACGATTGCTCTGGTCGGTGATATCAACCCGAAAGAAACGATTGCCTTGATCGAACAGACGTTTGGAAAGATTCCTGCCGCACCACCACCGCCATCCCTGGTGACGGTCGAACCGGAACAACGGGGTGAGCGACGAGTCGAGGTGGAATTTGATGCGGAACCGGCAATCGTCATTGGGTACCACAAACCGGCCTTGGGGCATCCGGATGACGATGTATTCGACGTGATCGATGCGGTGCTGAGCGATGGACTCACGTCTCGCTTGCATCAGACGTTGGTGCGGGAGAAACGTCTGGCTGCCTCAGCCGGGTCGGATGCGAATCATCCTGGCGTGCGTGCGCCGAACCTATTTATTTTTACAGCTACGCCGTTGGCCCCTCATACGACAGCGGAAGTAGAAGTCGCCATCTATGAGGAGATCGAGCGGCTGAAGCGTGAACCGGTTTCTTCCAAGGAGCTGGAGAAGGTGCTGAACAATTTGGATGCCGATTTGGTGCGGGGTCTGCGATCGAACAGCGGTCTGGCTTCTCAACTATCATTGTATCAAGCGGTGGCCGGTGATTGGCGCTATATCTTGAAAGCGCGCGACAAGGTTGCAGCGGTCAGGGCCGAAGATATCCAGCGAGTGACGACACAGTACTTTACCAAGTCGAATCGTACCGTCGCGGTCTTGGTGAAGAAAGGTACCGATCACACCGTTGCGGCCATGACGGTCGGCGAGGTGAGGCCATGA
- a CDS encoding HAD-IA family hydrolase, translating into MAQTPVDLLIFDLDGTLIESKWDIAQSVNFTLAQLGLPERPIEEIFGFVGDGVKRLLRLAVGEGNQAKFEEALKIFRNYYLEHCLDRTTFYPGIEPMLQHFAHKDKAIATNKSIEYTRVILNGLGAQHFRYMVGGDNGFGLKPEPGMLLHIMEKAGALKERTVLVGDSTNDINGGHNADIRVCAVGYGMGNRTKMEACQPDWFIERPEQLMEIFE; encoded by the coding sequence ATGGCCCAGACTCCCGTAGATCTGCTGATTTTTGACCTCGACGGTACGCTGATCGAATCGAAGTGGGACATCGCGCAATCCGTCAACTTCACCCTTGCCCAGCTGGGGTTACCCGAACGCCCCATTGAAGAGATTTTTGGTTTTGTCGGCGACGGTGTCAAGCGGTTGCTGCGCCTTGCAGTAGGAGAGGGCAATCAGGCCAAGTTCGAGGAAGCGTTGAAAATATTTCGAAATTATTATCTCGAACATTGCTTGGACCGGACGACTTTCTATCCCGGCATCGAGCCGATGCTGCAACATTTCGCACACAAAGACAAGGCGATTGCGACCAACAAGTCGATCGAATACACCCGCGTAATCCTGAACGGGTTGGGCGCCCAACATTTTCGGTACATGGTCGGTGGGGACAACGGGTTTGGGTTGAAACCGGAACCGGGAATGTTATTGCACATCATGGAAAAGGCAGGTGCGCTGAAAGAGCGGACGGTCCTCGTCGGGGACAGCACGAATGATATCAACGGAGGACATAACGCGGACATTCGTGTCTGTGCCGTCGGATATGGCATGGGAAATCGAACGAAAATGGAAGCTTGTCAACCCGATTGGTTCATCGAAAGACCGGAACAACTGATGGAGATATTCGAATGA
- a CDS encoding ribonuclease domain-containing protein, with amino-acid sequence MFTLRWRWIRPIGLLISLLCTFSLASPVSIAAADLGNGPLNINTVVSPPSQIEPQSSLAPPPQKAYNLLKQLEERSGIPLPGYVGGREFQNRERRLPRGYYREYDVNPKRQGRRRDAERLVIEQRTGKAYYTGDHYRTFAPLN; translated from the coding sequence GTGTTCACGCTTCGATGGAGATGGATTCGGCCCATCGGTCTTCTTATCAGCCTGTTATGCACGTTCAGCCTGGCGTCCCCTGTCTCCATTGCCGCTGCCGATCTTGGTAACGGACCTCTGAATATCAACACTGTTGTCAGCCCGCCGAGTCAAATCGAGCCACAGTCCTCGCTCGCACCACCTCCTCAGAAAGCCTACAACCTGCTCAAACAGCTCGAAGAGCGAAGCGGGATACCGCTGCCGGGCTATGTTGGAGGGCGTGAATTCCAAAACCGGGAACGACGTCTTCCACGAGGCTACTATCGGGAGTATGATGTCAACCCCAAGAGACAAGGCCGTAGGCGCGACGCCGAACGACTCGTCATCGAGCAGCGGACCGGAAAAGCTTACTATACCGGAGACCACTACCGAACGTTTGCCCCTCTGAACTGA